The Acinonyx jubatus isolate Ajub_Pintada_27869175 chromosome D1, VMU_Ajub_asm_v1.0, whole genome shotgun sequence genome includes a window with the following:
- the PTS gene encoding 6-pyruvoyl tetrahydrobiopterin synthase has translation MSAAGAGVGGRRWARLSRLVSFSATHRLHSKCLSNEENLKLYGKCNNPNGHGHNYKVVVTVHGEIDPVTGMVMNMTDLKEYMEEAIMKPLDHKNLDLDVPYFADTVSTTENVAVYIWENLQKFLPMGVLYKVKVYETDNNVVVYKGE, from the exons ATGAGCGCGGCTGGCGCGGGCGTGGGCGGTCGCCGCTGGGCGCGACTGTCCCGCCTCGTCTCCTTCAGCGCGACCCACCGGCTCCACAG caaatgtCTGAGTAACGAAGAAAACTTGAAACTGTATGGGAAATGCAACAATCCAAATGGCCATGGGCACAATTATAAAG TTGTGGTGACAGTTCATGGAGAG ATTGATCCTGTTACAGGCATGGTTATGAATATGACCGACCTCAAAGAGTACATGGAG GAGGCAATTATGAAGCCCCTTGATCATAAGAATCTGGATCTAGATGTGCCATACTTTGCAGATACTGTAAG CACGACAGAAAATGTAGCGGTATATATCTGGGAAAACCTCCAGAAATTTCTTCCTATGGGAGTTCTTTATAAAGTAAAAGTATATGAAACTGACAATAATGTTGTCGTCTATAAAGGAGAGTAG